A region of Gracilinanus agilis isolate LMUSP501 chromosome 3, AgileGrace, whole genome shotgun sequence DNA encodes the following proteins:
- the LOC123240698 gene encoding zinc finger protein 470-like — protein MNVNNVEKLSHGRAILLNIRESTLEKNLLDRIHSGEKPFECQQCGKAFTRKGHLAEHQRIHTGEKPYECKQCGKTFRMRGHLAIHQGIHTGEKPFECKQCGKAFTQRGYLSIHQRTHTGERPYTCKQCGKAFAQSCNLVEHQRMHTGEKPYECKQCGKAFTRRDCLVKHQRMHTGEKPYECKQCGKAFTQRSHLVIHQGIHTGVKLYECKQCGKAFTQRGHLAKHQRIHTGEKPYECRQCGKAFTQRSHLAKHQRIHTREKL, from the exons ATGAATGTGAacaatgtggaaaagctttcacacGGAAGGGCCatcttgctgaacatcagagaatccacactggagaaaaatcttttggat agaatccacagtggagagaaaccttttgaatgtcaGCAATGCGGAAAG gctttcacacggaAAGGCCatcttgctgaacatcagagaatccacactggagagaaaccttatgaatgtaaacaatgtggaaagactttcagaatGAGGGGCCATCTTGCTATTCATCAgggaatccatactggagagaaaccttttgaatgtaaacaatgtggaaaggctttcactcaAAGGGGCTATCTTTCCAtacatcagagaacccacactggagagagaccttatacatgtaaacaatgtggaaaggctttcgcACAGAGCTGTAATCTTGTTGAacatcagagaatgcacactggagagaaaccttatgaatgtaagcaatgtggaaaggctttcacccGGCGGGACTGTCTTGTCAAacatcagagaatgcacactggagagaagccttatgaatgtaaacagtgtggaaaggctttcacacagaggagCCATCTTGTAATCCATCAGGGAATCCATACTGGCGTGAAActttatgaatgcaaacaatgtggaaaggctttcacacagaggggccatcttgctaagcatcagagaatccacactggagagaaaccttatgaatgcagaCAATGTGGGAAGGCTTTCACACAAAGGAGCCATCttgctaagcatcagagaattcacactagAGAGaaattatga